Proteins from a single region of Streptomyces sp. HUAS 15-9:
- a CDS encoding succinate dehydrogenase iron-sulfur subunit, translating to MATPVLDKVEAEAAGSPYITVTFRVRRFNPEISAEAAWEDFQLEIDPKERVLDGLHKIKWDLDGTLTFRRSCAHGICGSDAMRINGKNRLACKTLIKDINPEKPITIEPLKGLTVLKDLVVDMEPFFQAYRDVMPFLITKDTNEPTRERLQSAEDRERFDDTTKCILCAACTSSCPVFWSDGQYFGPAAIVNAHRFIFDSRDEAGEQRLEILNDRDGVWRCRTIFNCTDACPRGIEVTKAIAEVKQALITRRF from the coding sequence ATGGCAACTCCTGTTCTGGACAAGGTGGAGGCGGAGGCCGCGGGCTCTCCCTACATCACGGTCACGTTCCGGGTCCGCCGGTTCAACCCGGAGATCTCGGCCGAGGCGGCCTGGGAAGACTTCCAGCTGGAAATCGACCCGAAGGAACGTGTCCTCGACGGTCTGCACAAGATCAAGTGGGACCTCGACGGCACCCTCACCTTCCGTCGCTCCTGCGCCCACGGCATCTGCGGCTCGGACGCGATGCGGATCAACGGCAAGAACCGTCTTGCCTGCAAGACGCTGATCAAGGACATCAACCCCGAGAAGCCGATCACGATCGAGCCCCTCAAGGGCCTCACGGTCCTCAAGGACCTGGTCGTGGACATGGAGCCGTTCTTCCAGGCGTACCGGGACGTCATGCCCTTCCTGATCACGAAGGACACGAACGAGCCGACGCGCGAGCGTCTGCAGTCGGCGGAGGACCGCGAGCGGTTCGACGACACGACGAAGTGCATCCTCTGCGCCGCCTGCACGTCGTCCTGCCCGGTCTTCTGGAGCGACGGCCAGTACTTCGGCCCGGCGGCCATCGTCAATGCGCACCGCTTCATCTTCGACTCGCGTGACGAGGCCGGCGAGCAGCGTCTGGAGATCCTCAACGACCGCGACGGCGTGTGGCGCTGCCGCACGATCTTCAACTGCACGGACGCCTGCCCGCGCGGCATCGAGGTCACGAAGGCGATCGCCGAGGTCAAGCAGGCCCTGATCACCCGCCGCTTCTGA
- the sdhA gene encoding succinate dehydrogenase flavoprotein subunit: MKIHKYDTVIVGAGGAGMRAAIESTKRSRTAVLTKLYPTRSHTGAAQGGMAAALANVEEDNWEWHTFDTIKGGDYLVDQDAAEILAKEAIDAVLDLEKMGLPFNRTPGGTIDQRRFGGHSRNHGEAPVRRSCYAADRTGHMILQTLYQNCVKEGVEFFNEFYVLDQLITEVDGVKKSAGVVAYELATGEIHVFQAKAVIYASGGTGKFFKVTSNAHTLTGDGQAAVYRRGLPLEDMEFFQFHPTGIWRMGILLTEGARGEGGILRNKDGERFMEKYAPVMKDLASRDVVSRSIYTEIREGRGCGPEGDHVYLDLTHLPPEQLDAKLPDITEFARTYLGIEPYTDPIPIQPTAHYAMGGIPTNVEGEVLADNTTVVPGLFAAGEVACVSVHGANRLGTNSLLDINVFGRRAGIAAAEYSQKADYVELPEDPASFVVEQIEQLRNSTGTERVAQIRRELQETMDANVMVFRTEQTIKTAVEKIAELRERYKNVAVQDKGKRFNTDLLEAIELGNLLELAEVMAVSALARKESRGGHYREDYPNRDDVNFMRHTMAYREVGDDGTESVRLDYKPVVQTRYQPMERKY, from the coding sequence ATGAAGATCCACAAGTACGACACCGTCATCGTCGGCGCCGGCGGCGCGGGCATGCGCGCGGCCATCGAGTCGACGAAGCGCAGCCGCACCGCGGTCCTGACCAAGCTCTACCCCACCCGCTCCCACACGGGCGCCGCGCAGGGCGGCATGGCCGCCGCGCTGGCCAACGTGGAGGAGGACAACTGGGAGTGGCACACCTTCGACACGATCAAGGGCGGTGACTACCTGGTCGACCAGGACGCCGCCGAGATCCTGGCGAAGGAGGCCATCGACGCCGTCCTCGACCTGGAGAAGATGGGCCTGCCGTTCAACCGGACGCCGGGCGGGACGATCGACCAGCGCCGCTTCGGCGGTCACTCCCGCAACCACGGCGAGGCCCCGGTCCGCCGCTCCTGCTACGCGGCCGACCGCACCGGCCACATGATCCTCCAGACGCTGTACCAGAACTGCGTCAAGGAGGGCGTGGAGTTCTTCAACGAGTTCTACGTCCTGGACCAGCTCATCACCGAGGTCGACGGCGTCAAGAAGTCGGCCGGTGTGGTGGCCTACGAGCTGGCCACCGGTGAGATCCACGTCTTCCAGGCGAAGGCCGTCATCTACGCCTCCGGCGGCACCGGCAAGTTCTTCAAGGTGACGTCCAACGCGCACACGCTGACCGGTGACGGCCAGGCCGCCGTCTACCGCCGCGGACTGCCGCTGGAGGACATGGAGTTCTTCCAGTTCCACCCGACCGGCATCTGGCGCATGGGCATCCTGCTGACGGAGGGCGCCCGTGGTGAGGGCGGCATCCTCCGCAACAAGGACGGCGAGCGCTTCATGGAGAAGTACGCGCCGGTCATGAAGGACCTCGCGTCCCGTGACGTCGTCTCCCGCTCCATCTACACGGAGATCCGCGAGGGCCGCGGCTGCGGTCCCGAGGGCGACCACGTCTACCTGGACCTCACCCACCTCCCGCCGGAGCAGCTGGACGCCAAGCTCCCGGACATCACCGAGTTCGCGCGCACGTACCTCGGCATCGAGCCGTACACGGACCCGATCCCGATCCAGCCGACCGCGCACTACGCGATGGGCGGCATCCCGACGAACGTGGAGGGTGAGGTCCTGGCGGACAACACCACGGTCGTCCCGGGCCTGTTCGCGGCCGGCGAGGTCGCCTGTGTGTCGGTGCACGGCGCCAACCGTCTCGGCACGAACTCCCTGCTGGACATCAACGTGTTCGGCCGCCGCGCGGGCATCGCCGCCGCCGAGTACTCCCAGAAGGCCGACTACGTCGAGCTGCCGGAGGACCCGGCGTCCTTCGTCGTCGAGCAGATCGAGCAGCTGCGCAACTCCACCGGCACCGAGCGGGTGGCCCAGATCCGTCGCGAGCTGCAGGAGACCATGGACGCGAACGTCATGGTGTTCCGCACCGAGCAGACGATCAAGACCGCGGTCGAGAAGATCGCCGAGCTGCGCGAGCGCTACAAGAACGTGGCGGTCCAGGACAAGGGCAAGCGGTTCAACACGGACCTGCTGGAGGCCATCGAGCTGGGCAACCTGCTGGAGCTGGCCGAGGTCATGGCGGTGTCGGCGCTCGCCCGCAAGGAGTCCCGCGGCGGCCACTACCGCGAGGACTACCCCAACCGCGACGACGTCAACTTCATGCGCCACACCATGGCGTACCGCGAGGTGGGCGACGACGGCACCGAGTCCGTCCGTCTCGACTACAAGCCGGTCGTCCAGACCCGCTACCAGCCGATGGAGCGTAAGTACTGA
- a CDS encoding thiol-disulfide oxidoreductase DCC family protein, whose translation MSAVTATEDRGAARVPVRGLTVLYDAECSLCAHVRDWLVKQRQLVPLELVPAGSAQARRRYPGLDHRATLDEVTVVADAGQVYRGAAAWIVVLWALREYRPLAHRLSTTVGTGLAKGAVLAAAKWRGAQWGAGAQWGGKVYRREDGWSYDPRQGWTYAPPGCDGGACASR comes from the coding sequence GTGAGCGCCGTGACGGCCACCGAAGACCGGGGCGCCGCGCGCGTCCCGGTCCGCGGGCTCACCGTGCTGTACGACGCCGAGTGCTCCCTGTGCGCCCATGTGCGCGACTGGCTCGTGAAACAGCGGCAGTTGGTGCCGCTGGAGCTGGTGCCGGCGGGGTCGGCGCAGGCCCGGCGGCGGTATCCCGGGCTCGATCACCGCGCCACCCTCGACGAGGTCACCGTCGTCGCAGACGCCGGGCAGGTCTACCGGGGCGCCGCCGCCTGGATCGTCGTCCTGTGGGCCCTGCGCGAGTACCGCCCGCTCGCCCACCGGCTCAGCACCACGGTCGGCACCGGGCTCGCCAAGGGCGCGGTGCTGGCCGCGGCCAAGTGGCGGGGCGCACAGTGGGGCGCGGGCGCGCAGTGGGGCGGGAAGGTCTACCGGCGGGAGGACGGCTGGTCGTACGACCCCCGCCAGGGGTGGACGTACGCTCCTCCGGGGTGCGACGGCGGCGCCTGCGCCAGTCGTTAG
- a CDS encoding beta-N-acetylhexosaminidase, whose translation MSQHRRRPSAQEVKRRRALTAAAFVGTVALGTGLGVWASTGGGGQPAGAARTSPGATATTSGNAPAPPSPTPTRSYPLSQAPRTIPAVRSHTPAHGPGWRPTRGERVVVSDPALADEGRLIAGELGLSYAGEKNDVRPGDVRLALGGDKGANPESYTMTVRGGGVNITGPADAGVFYGTRTLKQEVHGGGTAPEGVVRDQPAKPQRGFMLDIARKPYSASWIEDRVRELGDLKYNQLGLHFSDDQGFRIESTTHPEMVSANHLTKAQVKRIVDLAAGRHITVVPEIDSPGHLGAVLAAHPDLQLRNARGVPTRGAIDISKGASATIVDDLLGEYASVFPGAYWHLGGDEYQALAVADPQASYPQLAAAARKAYGSGGTVADLTTGWLGDRADTVRAHRRTIRVWNDGFFRGTSVQPAKDLQVAYWTGKEIGARQPVEYLSAGRQVLNYNDEFLYYVLGEPQTFVYPTGQRIYEQWNPRVLRGTTAVPARYDGQILGGSFAVWSDRAYAQTQDQVAAGIRMPLRATAQKLWDPGTPAMSWPEFKKLADRLG comes from the coding sequence GTGAGCCAGCACAGGCGTCGGCCGTCGGCGCAGGAGGTGAAGCGGAGGCGGGCGTTGACCGCCGCCGCCTTCGTCGGGACGGTGGCCCTCGGTACCGGGCTCGGGGTCTGGGCCTCCACGGGCGGTGGCGGACAGCCCGCCGGGGCGGCGCGCACGTCCCCGGGCGCCACGGCGACGACCTCGGGCAACGCCCCGGCCCCGCCCAGCCCGACGCCCACCCGCTCCTACCCGCTGTCCCAGGCGCCGCGCACGATCCCCGCCGTCCGCTCCCACACCCCCGCACACGGCCCCGGCTGGCGTCCGACGCGCGGTGAGCGCGTGGTGGTGAGCGACCCGGCGCTCGCCGACGAGGGGCGGCTCATAGCCGGTGAGCTGGGGCTGTCGTACGCGGGCGAGAAGAACGACGTACGCCCGGGGGACGTACGGCTGGCGCTCGGCGGCGACAAGGGCGCGAACCCGGAGTCCTACACCATGACCGTGCGCGGCGGGGGCGTGAACATAACCGGCCCCGCCGACGCGGGCGTCTTCTACGGCACCCGCACCCTCAAGCAGGAGGTCCACGGCGGCGGTACGGCCCCGGAGGGTGTCGTACGCGACCAGCCGGCCAAGCCGCAGCGCGGGTTCATGCTGGACATAGCCCGCAAGCCGTACTCCGCGTCCTGGATCGAGGACCGGGTGCGTGAGCTGGGGGACCTGAAGTACAACCAGCTGGGGCTGCACTTCTCCGACGACCAGGGGTTCCGGATCGAGTCCACGACCCACCCCGAGATGGTCTCCGCCAACCATCTGACCAAGGCCCAGGTCAAGCGGATCGTCGACCTCGCGGCCGGCCGGCACATCACCGTCGTTCCCGAGATCGACTCTCCCGGACACCTGGGTGCCGTCCTCGCCGCCCACCCCGACCTGCAACTGCGCAACGCGCGAGGTGTTCCGACGCGCGGGGCGATCGACATATCCAAGGGCGCGTCCGCGACGATCGTCGACGACCTGCTGGGCGAGTACGCGAGCGTGTTCCCCGGTGCCTACTGGCACCTCGGCGGCGACGAGTACCAGGCGCTCGCGGTCGCCGACCCGCAGGCCTCCTACCCGCAACTGGCCGCTGCCGCCCGGAAGGCGTACGGCTCCGGCGGGACCGTCGCCGACCTCACCACCGGCTGGCTGGGCGACCGCGCCGACACGGTCCGCGCCCACCGGCGGACCATCCGGGTCTGGAACGACGGCTTCTTCCGGGGCACGTCCGTCCAGCCCGCCAAGGACCTCCAGGTCGCCTACTGGACCGGCAAGGAGATCGGCGCCCGGCAGCCGGTCGAATACCTGAGCGCGGGACGGCAGGTCCTCAACTACAACGACGAGTTCCTGTACTACGTCCTGGGGGAGCCGCAGACCTTCGTCTATCCCACGGGACAGCGGATCTACGAGCAGTGGAACCCGCGGGTGCTGCGCGGCACCACCGCCGTGCCCGCCCGGTACGACGGGCAGATACTCGGCGGGTCCTTCGCGGTCTGGAGCGACCGCGCGTACGCCCAGACACAGGACCAGGTGGCCGCCGGCATCCGGATGCCGCTGCGGGCCACCGCCCAGAAGCTGTGGGACCCGGGCACACCCGCCATGTCCTGGCCGGAGTTCAAGAAGCTGGCGGACCGGCTGGGCTGA
- a CDS encoding DUF4328 domain-containing protein → MICSRCHHFAAAPGGTLCTRCAGEPPAPMPANAGAPYAGMPYTAATGAWLRSPVVLGRAAAAALGLVIATDLFAIWADILELDVLSDLVGGARGSDVVRRTDRADLYGTSGIAQGVALVASTVVFLCWFYRVRVNAEVFDASGHSKSRGWAIGGWFTPVVNLWFPRRITLDTWDASSPWGKPASHALVNAWWTLWIISLFAGRAALTQNRRAESATELRDATRTMLFSDALDVAAAVLAILVVLRLTRMQHHKALAGPVPDAV, encoded by the coding sequence ATGATCTGTTCGCGCTGCCATCACTTCGCCGCCGCGCCCGGCGGAACCCTCTGCACCCGGTGCGCGGGCGAGCCGCCCGCGCCGATGCCGGCGAACGCCGGGGCGCCGTACGCCGGAATGCCGTACACCGCCGCAACCGGTGCCTGGCTGCGCTCGCCGGTGGTGCTCGGCCGGGCCGCCGCCGCGGCGCTCGGGCTCGTCATCGCCACCGATCTTTTCGCGATCTGGGCGGACATCCTGGAACTCGACGTCCTCAGCGACCTCGTGGGCGGCGCGCGCGGCTCCGACGTGGTCCGGCGGACCGACCGCGCCGACCTCTACGGCACGTCCGGCATCGCCCAGGGGGTCGCGCTGGTCGCGAGCACGGTCGTCTTCCTGTGCTGGTTCTACCGGGTGCGCGTCAACGCCGAGGTGTTCGACGCGTCCGGGCACAGCAAGTCGCGGGGCTGGGCCATCGGCGGCTGGTTCACCCCCGTGGTGAACCTGTGGTTCCCGCGCCGGATCACGCTCGACACCTGGGACGCCAGCAGCCCCTGGGGCAAGCCCGCCTCGCACGCGCTGGTCAACGCCTGGTGGACGCTGTGGATCATCTCGCTCTTCGCCGGCCGGGCCGCGCTGACCCAGAACCGCAGGGCCGAGAGCGCGACGGAGCTGCGCGACGCCACCCGCACGATGCTGTTCTCCGACGCGCTCGACGTGGCGGCGGCCGTGCTCGCCATCCTCGTCGTGCTGAGGCTGACCCGGATGCAGCACCACAAGGCGCTCGCGGGACCGGTGCCCGACGCGGTCTGA
- a CDS encoding VOC family protein: protein MSDDESYELLGFDNVLLPVGDLAEAVGFYERAGFGVAFRFDEGGIALLKVGGETPGILLRAEEELEHRPPMWPSPRVWLEVPDARVAARKLTERGVPLLEEPFPVATGWTVEIADPWGNVLGFADYSKRPELGRRP from the coding sequence ATGTCAGATGACGAGTCGTACGAGCTGCTCGGGTTCGACAACGTGCTGCTTCCCGTCGGGGACCTCGCGGAGGCCGTCGGTTTCTACGAGCGCGCCGGGTTCGGTGTCGCCTTCCGGTTCGACGAGGGCGGCATCGCGCTGCTGAAGGTCGGCGGCGAGACGCCCGGGATTCTGCTGCGGGCCGAGGAGGAGTTGGAGCACCGGCCGCCCATGTGGCCCTCACCGCGCGTCTGGCTGGAGGTGCCGGACGCCCGTGTCGCGGCGCGGAAGCTCACCGAGCGCGGCGTGCCCCTCCTCGAGGAGCCCTTTCCCGTGGCGACCGGATGGACCGTCGAGATCGCCGACCCCTGGGGCAACGTCCTCGGGTTCGCGGACTACTCCAAGCGTCCGGAGCTCGGCAGACGGCCCTGA
- a CDS encoding 2-oxo-4-hydroxy-4-carboxy-5-ureidoimidazoline decarboxylase, producing the protein MTRGPTLPAHRLPYLPEQTRTPTCADLLDGFNTAPVEEAHTALLTCLRSLRWARRLADHRPYPDLDSLLAAADEAAYDLAPADLSEALAGESLPDLPEDTYSAAYTALSAAHAAYEARFGHAFVIYLGDTVPEETLDRILEGIRSRLTNDREEERVLTAEELRRLAKQRLGQLLEGAPNRTTSHNGAARGK; encoded by the coding sequence GTGACGCGAGGACCCACGCTGCCTGCGCACCGTCTCCCGTACCTCCCGGAGCAGACCCGCACTCCCACCTGCGCCGACCTCCTGGATGGCTTCAACACCGCGCCCGTCGAAGAGGCCCACACCGCTCTCCTCACCTGTCTGCGCAGCCTGCGCTGGGCACGGCGGCTCGCCGACCACCGCCCCTACCCCGACCTGGACTCGCTCCTGGCCGCGGCGGACGAGGCGGCGTACGACCTCGCGCCCGCGGACCTCTCGGAGGCGCTGGCCGGGGAGTCGCTGCCGGACCTTCCCGAAGACACGTACTCCGCCGCGTACACGGCGCTGAGTGCCGCGCATGCCGCATACGAGGCGCGATTCGGACACGCGTTCGTCATCTATCTGGGTGACACGGTGCCCGAGGAAACCCTCGACCGCATCCTCGAAGGAATCCGGTCACGATTGACGAACGATCGGGAGGAGGAGCGCGTCCTCACGGCGGAAGAACTCCGGCGCCTCGCGAAGCAACGGCTGGGGCAGCTGCTTGAGGGCGCCCCGAACCGAACTACCAGCCACAACGGTGCCGCGCGCGGCAAATAA
- a CDS encoding succinate dehydrogenase hydrophobic membrane anchor subunit: MSTTETTASGIGPVEGGGLYDVDSPAPLIEAPRKRTKKTPRSTRGNFEMAAWLFMRLSGVVLVVLVIGHLLIQLVLDGGVSKIGFAFVAGRWASPFWQVWDLLMLWLAMLHGANGLRTVINDYAERANTRLWLKGLLYTATVFTILLGTLVIFTFDPNIR, translated from the coding sequence ATGTCCACCACTGAAACCACCGCGTCCGGGATCGGCCCCGTCGAGGGCGGCGGCCTGTACGACGTCGACAGCCCCGCCCCGCTCATCGAGGCTCCGCGCAAGCGCACCAAGAAGACCCCGCGCTCCACCCGCGGCAACTTCGAGATGGCCGCCTGGCTGTTCATGCGTCTGTCCGGCGTCGTGCTGGTCGTCCTGGTCATCGGCCACCTGCTGATCCAGCTCGTGCTGGACGGCGGCGTCTCCAAGATCGGCTTCGCCTTCGTGGCCGGCCGCTGGGCGTCCCCGTTCTGGCAGGTGTGGGACCTGCTGATGCTCTGGCTCGCGATGCTGCACGGTGCCAACGGCCTGCGCACGGTCATCAACGACTACGCGGAGCGCGCGAACACCCGGCTGTGGCTCAAGGGCCTGCTCTACACCGCCACGGTGTTCACCATCCTGCTGGGCACGCTGGTGATCTTCACCTTCGACCCGAACATCCGCTAG
- the sdhC gene encoding succinate dehydrogenase, cytochrome b556 subunit, with amino-acid sequence MPAGTLYRGREGMWSWVAHRVTGVLIFFFLFVHVLDTALVRVSPEDYDKVVATYKTPIVALLEYGLVAAILFHALNGLRVIAVDFWSKGPRYQKQMLWSVVIAWFVLMVGAIYPVLGHAARVLFGS; translated from the coding sequence GTGCCGGCTGGAACGCTGTACCGCGGCCGGGAAGGAATGTGGTCCTGGGTGGCTCACCGAGTCACCGGCGTCCTCATCTTCTTCTTCCTGTTCGTTCATGTGCTGGACACCGCTCTCGTCCGTGTCTCCCCCGAGGACTACGACAAGGTCGTAGCCACGTACAAGACGCCGATCGTCGCACTACTGGAATACGGCCTGGTGGCCGCCATCCTCTTCCACGCGCTCAACGGCCTGCGTGTCATCGCCGTCGACTTCTGGTCGAAGGGCCCGCGCTACCAGAAGCAGATGCTGTGGTCCGTGGTCATCGCCTGGTTCGTCCTGATGGTCGGCGCGATCTACCCGGTCCTCGGCCACGCCGCTCGTGTTCTGTTCGGGAGCTGA
- a CDS encoding YfbM family protein: MSTYFHLRAIPAPALRNSANWLRRLFEDDWNTVRVRLDRHREEMLDKRYLDHDLLYVGASLRHDLEGPETDVVLGGHRVCHPDPAQPPFLLLTAAEADRVAAFLNSIDFESLWRMARHDLVPRDADADTESQTRAAFEAAHRDLTAFYAQAAHHGEAVVKWLVR; the protein is encoded by the coding sequence ATGAGCACGTACTTCCATCTCCGCGCGATACCTGCCCCGGCGCTGCGCAACAGCGCCAATTGGCTGCGCAGGCTGTTCGAGGACGACTGGAACACGGTGCGGGTGCGGCTCGACCGGCACCGTGAAGAGATGCTGGACAAGCGGTATCTCGACCACGATCTCCTCTATGTCGGCGCCTCGCTGCGCCATGACCTGGAGGGTCCGGAGACCGACGTGGTGCTCGGCGGGCACCGCGTCTGTCACCCCGACCCCGCCCAGCCGCCGTTCCTGCTGCTCACTGCGGCGGAGGCGGACCGGGTCGCCGCATTCCTCAACTCGATCGACTTCGAGTCGCTGTGGCGTATGGCCCGGCACGATCTCGTGCCGCGCGATGCCGATGCCGACACGGAGTCCCAGACCCGGGCCGCCTTCGAGGCGGCACACCGGGACCTGACGGCGTTCTACGCCCAGGCGGCGCACCACGGCGAGGCAGTGGTCAAGTGGCTCGTGCGGTGA